The genomic region AGCGGCGGTGATGCGCTACCAACCCAATCCCGCAGAGCTCTCGGATACATACAACCGGTACTCACCACGCCTGCTGCGGGGGAAAATTGGGTGATGGAGCAGTCATTAATCGGTGCCATATAACGTTTACCCTACACCACCAAGCAAAGACTTGGCACCGGCGCTATCCTAAGAGGTTGTGGGACCCAGAACGAGCCATGGATTGAACATCTTGGTCGCACGATACTGAAGCACTGATAGTGGATGTACATCCTCAACACTACCGTCGGCTCCAGTGGTACGGACATTTGCAGGATAGTTCTCATAATCCCGATCATGAACATACAATTCCAAGACTTCGAGAAGGGTGATAACCATCGTTGCCAACTGTGGCAGTAGGCGGGACGGTTCGCGTTGGGTCAGAGGTTTCAGGATTAGATTACCGTTCCTGATGTCAAGGAAATCAAAATCTAAATTGGTAACGTGAACGAAGGGGGATAAAAGCGCATACATACGTCGATAGTCATCCTGTGCGCCCACCGCAGCAAATGCATCCTCAACGTTGGGAAATCCATGCCAGTGCTGGCTTGTCTTCACAGCTTCCCGCACCTCGTCAAATCCTGGTGATGAGAAGTACTCCTTGAATGCCTTGGTCTGGCTTTTCGTGTACCCAAACCACTCCGGTGAAGATTGTAAACGAACTCGACTGGTATCATCTTTCAAAACACTGGTCCCATATCGTTGAGCAGCCAAATAATGAAATGCCGCCAACCGCGAGGCCATTATGTCTTTTGAATCACCCGTAACCAGTTGGAGAGTTACACGTATCTCCAGCAAAATCCGAACGAGAGAGAATCCCGATTCTTGCAGGCCTTTCGCAAACAGATGCCGGACGCTTTCCGCTGTAACCAGTGCTCTCCGCAACAATGCCGAAGATACCGAGTCGCGAAGCGCGCGTGTAGAGCGAAGTGGCAGCGTTTCTAAGATATGACTCCCATGGTCAATTACCGACTTGGTGAACAGCCAGATCTCTGAAGGACCTTCGAGTATCGCTGGAAATTCCCGGGCGAAGAGGTCGGACTCCCGTATCTCGCCTTGAAAGTCGAACTGCGGCGGTTCTGAATTTGAGTGATCTGTCATTGCCACCCACCTCTCGAGGTAGTCGATTACGAGCTACAGCGGAGATATGACCCCTACGGTTGAATACAACGGTACACCAGATCAGCGCCTCCTTCACCTTCGAGGGCGGCGATCGCCTGCTCGTGCGTCACGCTCGGGAAGTCGTCCAGGAACTCGTCCAGCGGATGCCCGGCTTCCAGGTAGTCGATGAGGTTCTTCACGGGCACCCGCGTGCCGACGAACACCGGCATCCCGGCAAGGATCCCGGGGTCGCTGTGGATGACCGTTCGCTGGCTCATTGAAATCTCCGGGTTGGATGGGACCGCATCCTCCAAAGTACACGAGGCGTCCGCCGGGTCCAAGCGGCGCCTACCGCGCCACCAGCCGCGGATCGCGCCGCGACGCACGCAGTTCCGCCCGCACGGCCGACATCGCCGCCTCCATCTCGGCCCTCCCTGCATCCCCGATCTGCTGGCCTGCGAAGCGGGCGCGGAGGTAGAGGTCGATGAGGCGGGCGGCATCTTCCGCGCCCGGCGCGTTGGCGGCGCGGAGGCGTTCGGCGAAGGCGAGCGGGGTCTCGCCGGGCGGGCACGGGTAGCCCGCCCGCTCGTACGCGCGGCGCAGGGCCACGTACGTGCGCGCCTCGGGCGTGAGGTGCGCGCGGGGGCGGCGGCGGAGCAGCCAGAAGATGGCGGCCAGCGCGACACACACCCCCAGCACCACGGGCAGCGACGGGCGCGGAAGCTTGCCGGTGCGCCGCGGCCCGGCGTTGCGGCTTCCGGAGAAGAAGTCGCCCGCGTCGCGCAGAAGTCCGAGCTGCCGGTCCAGGTTGTAGTCCAGCACCCACTTGGTCCAGCGGTGCTCCAGCCCGTCCAGCCAGAACCGCGCGGGCGCCGCCCACGCATCGCTGCCGTGGCGGCGCAGCGCCTCGCTGCGGCTGGCCTGCGGCGTCGCGTCGAACGGCACCCATCCCACGTCCGGGAACCAGACCTCGGTCCACGCGTGCGCGTCGTTGCCGGTGACCACCAGGTAGTCGCCGTTCGGGTTCCACTCACCGCCCAGGAAGCCGGTCACGCTCCGCGCGGGGATCCCCTCCTCGCGCAGCAGGACCGTGAGCGCGGACGAGAAGTACTCGCAATGCCCGCTGCGGCGGCGGAAGAGGAAGGCGTCCAGCGTCGCAGCTTCCGGGTTCGCCGGCAGGTCGAGCGTGTAGGTGAAGGCGGACATCAGCCAGCGCTGCACCGCCTGCACCTTCGCCAGCCGCGTCGCCTGCCCCGCCGTGAGCGAGTCCGCCAGGCGGGAGATGCGCGCCGGCAGCGGCGGGAGCTGGAGGTACGGCGTGCCCTCCGGCGGCGCCGCGTCCGACGAGGCGGCGAGCATCGCGTCCGGCGGCCGCGCGGCGGCGGAGACCACGGAGTAGACCGGCTCGTCGCTGCCGAAGAAGACCACGTCGCCCGCCCCGTCGCGGAGCGTGCGGATGGCGGAGCGCGGACGCACCTCCACCACCGGATGCAGCCCGAAGAGCACCCGCGCGCCCGGCGGACCGCCGTAGATGCGCTGCACGCGCGGCGGCCCGCCCCACACGGCGCGGTACTCCCAGCCCGCGGGGGTGGACTGCGGCAGGCCCGGCGTGCTGGACCAGCGCGTCCCGTCGAACCGGTCGAACGAGCGCCCGCGCCAGTACAGCTCGGATATGGGAGGATGCCGCCCGTCCGCCATCTCCGCGCGGAAGGCGACCGTCGGGTTGGGCGAGATGCGGTCGCCGTACTCGCCGATGGACACCTCGTCGCCGAAGCCCGCCATCACCTCGCCGCCGGCACCCGCACGGCCGTGCACGTTCCACTGCCGCGGCAGGCGCGGGAAGATGACGAAGAGGACGACGCTCACGAGCACCGTGACACCGGAGAGCGCGACCGTAGCCGCCAGGAACGGCCGGCCCACGCGGATGTCGGCCACGTGGAAGCGCTCGGCCTGGCGGCGCAGGTAACCCACCATCATCCCCACCGTGGCGAGGACGACGTACGCGACGAAGGCCCCGGCGAAGCCCACGCCGGGGTAGTACGCGGTGGCCGCGATCAGCAGCGCGAACGAGAGCGAGTAGAGCCGCATGTCGTTGCGCGCGTCCAGCGAGCGCAGGCTCTCGGCCACCAGCAGGAAGAGCAGCATGGCCAGCACGGCGGGCATGAAGTCCGCGACCAGCACGAAGGCCACGTACAGCATCCACGCGCACAGCGCCAGCACGCCCAGCCGCGACGCCCGCTCCACCCACACGCTCCCGCGGGCGTCCGGGTGCCAGAAGAGCGCGAGCCCCAGCCCCGCGGTGGACGCCAGCACCATCGGCAGCGGCCCGGCGCCGGCCGCGAAGGCGCCCAGCGCGGCCAGGGCCATCCCGGCGCACAGGCGGCGGTGCAGCAGGGCGAGCCTCATCGCCCGCCCCTCTCCGCCGTGAACACGTCGCCCCACCCGGGCTCCGCCGCGGCGAGCGGGGTCACGAGCACGCACTCGCGCGCGGGGACGGGCGGGTCCAGGCGCGGCGCGGAAGCGCGGAAGCGGGCGCGGGCCAGCGCCTCCAGCACGCGCTCCAGCTGCACGGGCCCGGCGCCCGGCGCCACGCGCGCCTCGGCCGTGGCGAAGCCGAACGCCTCCCCCCGACGCATGGCGGCGGATGCGAGAGAGCCCGCGATCTCCGCCGCCGTCTCGGCCGCGTCCTCGTCGGCAGCGCGCAGCTCCAGGCAGATCCACAGCGCCTGCGAGCGGTCCCGCTCGTACTCGCGCACCACGGGCTCGCCCAAGCGCGCGCTGGTGCGCCAGTGCACGTCGCGCGGGTCGTCGCCGGGCCGGTACGGCCGCAGCCCGCGGTACTCGCCGCGCGCTCCCGCCGCGCCGGAGAACGTCTCCCCCGCCCGCCGCACGCGCTCACCGGACGGCCGCGGCTCGCGCACGGGACGGTCGTGGCGCGGCCAGACGACGACCTCGCCCGCGATCTCCAGATCGCGCTCCTTGCGGAAGAGGCCGAACGGGAACGACGTCGCCATCACCACCGTCCGCAGCGGATAGACGCCCCGCTTGGTCCACTGCGCCTCCGCACGCCCCGTCGCCACCGCGTCCGCGGCGACGACGGGCAGCCACGCGCGGCCAGGCATCCCCTCCTCGCCCACCTCCACCGCGAACGACGGCATCCTCCGCTTCCGGTTGTGCAGGTCGTAGCCGATGCGCGCGGGGTCGCCGGCGGTGGCGGCGCGCGGCGGCCTCCGCGTCACGTCGACCGACCGGATCATCTGCTCGCTCAGCCAGCCGCTCAGCGTGATGAAGCCCAGCATGGCGCCCAGCAGCAGGAAGAGCAGGTTGTTTCCCGTGGCGATGGCCGCCACGCCCAGCAGCAGCGCCCCGCCCGTGAACATCGCCCCCGACCGCGCGAACCGCAGCCGCCGCGGCGGACGCAGCAGCCGGCGCACGCGGGCGCGGAAGGTGATCGGAGCGGGAGAGGGAGCGGTCGGCAGCGGCACGAGGCGGTTGTACGCGTGGAGGAAGATGGTGGGTGACGGCGAGGCCCCCTCCCCCAGCCCCTCCCCCAAAACTGCCTGGGGGAGGGGAGCCTGTTTGGGGTGGGCGGGAGGCCGGTCGCGAATCAAGTTATTTAGAGACAGACACTTAAGGACCAGCCGTGACTACCTGACCCTCAAGCCGAACCGAACCGAACCGAACCGAACCGAACCGAGCCGAGCCGAGCCGAGCCGAGTCGAGTCGGGAAGCTACGCACGCCCGAAAGTCCCGAGCCTCGAATCAGTTCCCCCGCGGCAGCCGAGACCAGCCCTCGCCTGCCGTGACCCACGAGCGAAATCGCGCACACCCTTCCAGCCAGCACGAACCAAGCTCCCCTCCCCCAGGCAGTTTTGGGGGAGGGGCTGGGGGAGGGGGCAGCCCTTCACACCGGCACCGCGATGCCCGTCACGATCTCGTCCAGCACGGCGACGGCTTCATCGTAGGCCTCGCCGGTGGCGGCGGAGGCGCCGGCGGGGAGGAGGCGGTGGGCGAGACAGGGGACGGCGAGGCGCTTCACGTCGTCGGGCGCGAGGAAGGTGCGCCCGTCCACGAGCGCGTAGCCGCGAGCGGCGCGGAAGAGCGCGATCGCGGCGCGGGTGCTGGCCCCCGCGCGCAGGCGCGGCTCGTGTCGCGTGGCGTGGACGATCGCCATCAGGTAGTCCAGGATCGACCCGTCGGCGTGAACCGTGTCGACCTGCTCCTGGAGGCCCAGCACCTCGTCCGGCCCCAGCACCGGCCGGATGCGGTCCGTGGGGTCGGCGCCGCCGGTGGACTGGAGCAGCACGTTGCGCTCCTCGTCCGCGTTCGGGTAGCCGATGCTCAAGCGCATCATGAAGCGGTCGAGCTGGCTCTCGGGCAGCGGGTAGGTGCCGTGCTGCTCGAGCGGGTTCTGCGTGGCCATCACCAGGAACGGGCGCGGCAGGTCGAAGGTGCGCTCGTCGATGGTCACGCGGCCTTCCTGCATGGCCTCCAGCAGGCCGCTCTGCGTGCGCGGAGGGGCGCGGTTGATCTCGTCCGCCAGCACGACGTTCGTGAAGATGGGGCCCGGGCGCGTCTCGAACTCGTGGGCGCGCGGGTTGTAGATCGACACGCCCAGCACGTCGCTGGGCAGCAGGTCGCTGGTGAACTGGATGCGGCGGAACTCCAGCCCCAGCGCGGCCGTGAGCGCGCGCGCCAGCGTGGTCTTGCCCACGCCGGGGATGTCCTCGAACAGCACGTGCCCGCGCGCCAGCAGCGAGGCGAGCGCCAGGCGCACCGTCTCGCGCTTGCCGCGGAACACGGTCTCCACCTCGTCCACCAGCCGCTCCAGCAGCCGCAGGTCCACGGGCTCGGAGCTGGCCGGAAGCGCATTCAGCATGGGGTCCACGGGTGCCGGGTTAGATGTGGGGTGTGCCCGAAACGTAGACACAACCCGCCGAACGGACCAGTGGCACCCAGCTTCATACCCAGCACGCCTCGCATCGTACAATCCGCGGCGTGACGAGCGGGAGATGACGTCCGGCATCGGACTCGCCGCTGGGACGCTGGCGCCGGATCGCCAGTGTCCGCACCGCAGCGCGCTTCCGATGATTGGCGGATTGGGAGTGGTGTGGAGTCGGCGTCGTGACACATCTTCCGAGAGGCCGTGCGGATCCGCTCGCCGGTCGATGCGCGGCGCGCATCGGTTTCGTGGATCCACATCTTCGCCGGCGGACGCGGTCACTCCAGCCGCGGGACAGGCGCTGCGATGCGGATCGTCCTTCCTCCTCCTCCCAACCACGAGGTCTGCATGGCGAACGAATTCGATGGGTACGAGCGGCTCTCCGATCCCGACGACCACTCCGAGGGCATCGAAGACGAGCATGCGGGCAGCGTGGCAACTGCCGGCGACGAGGTGAATCGCGATTTCCCTGCGGGCGCGCTGGGCATCACCGGGTTCACGGGCGGCGACGCGGGCGACCCCCTCACGCACCTTGATCCCAAGGGCGTCGTCGCACCCAAGCTGCTTGCGCAGGCGGTGGAATTCTTCCGGACACACCGGGCCAAGTTCGCCAACCAGGCCGTCATCTCTGTGTTGGACTACTCGCTCCCGTCCAGCAAAGGGCGCTTCCACGTGATCGACCTGGCGAGCGGCGAGGTGTGGTCACTTCACATGGCGAACGGCAAGGGCTCGGAGCCGGACCACGACGGCATCGCGCACCACCTGGGGAACGTGCCCGGCAGCAACATGAGCTCAGTGGGCTTCGTGCGCACGGCTGAGACCTACGAGGGCAAGCACGGCCTGTCGCTGCGTCTGGACGGGCTGTCGCCCACCAACTCCAACCTGCGGACGCGGGCGGTAGTGGTGCACGGCGCCTCGTACGTCACCGACCGGGACGTCATCCAGGGCCGCAGCAACGGCTGCCCCGCCGTGCCGAACGACCAGGTGGGCAAGCTCATCGGCAAGATCAAGGGCGGCAGCTTGATGTACTTCGGGCCCCTCCCGTAACCGTACTCTCACACCGAGCGCACGATGCCCCGCCGCTCCCGCCAAGCCGCGGGGCATCGTGCGTTCGTCTCGCCTGTCGTGACGGCGACCGAGGGCAGTGTTTTCGCCGCTCCGAAGTTGACCTCGTGAGAACACATGATGTATTATTCTGCGGAAAATGTGCGGATCACCTTCCGCGCCCCATCCTTCCGAAACTCTGGAGGCCCGCTGTGAACCGCATCCGCTCCACCGCCCTGCTCGCCGCGTTCGCGCTGCTGGGCGCCTGCCAGGACAACAGCACCGCACCGGCGTCCGTCCAGACTCCGGCTCTGGCCAGGAACCATCCGTCCGAGGGCTACGCGACGCCCGGAGAGGTTCGCACGGGCTACATCTCCGGGCCGGACGGACGGCCGATGAAGATCACGTACGAGGTGCACGACGGGCTGGCGGTGTGGCAGGGAGACATGATCCTCGGTCCGGCATCCGGCATCGCGAAGACGGCGGATGAGCTGACGCCGGCGGGTGGTGCGCGGCGCGGCGTGGTCATCAACACGGCGGGCAGCCGCTGGCCCGGCGGCATCATCCCGTTCGTGATCGACGCGGGGCTCCCGAACCAGGCGCGCGTGAACGACGCGATCGCGCACATCGAGGCCAACACCGACATCGTGGACTTCGTGCCGCGCACCACGCAAGGCGACTACGTGCGCATCGTCTCGTCGCCAGACGCGTGCTCGGCGCCGGTGGGGCACGTGGGCGGAATCGAGACGGTGAACCTGGCGGCGGGCTGCACCACGGGCGCCACCATCCACGAGCTGCTTCACATCACCGGCATGTGGCACGAGCAGAGCCGGTGCGACCGCAACACCTTCGTGCAGATCAACTTCGGTAACATCCAGGCGGGCCGCGAGCACAACTTCGACAACTACTGCACCAACGCGGTGGACGTGTTCGCGTACGACGAGGGCTCCATCATGCACTACGGGCCGTTCGACTTCTCCTCGAACGGACAGGCGACCATCACCTCGCTGCGCGGGCTGGCGGGGATGATGGGGCAGCGCAACGGGATGAGCGCCATCGACCGGCAGACGGTGGACTGGATGTACCCGCGCCCGTTCTCGGCCAGCATCTCCGGCAAGCAGAACGTGGCGCTGCACGAGTCGTCGCTCTACACGGCCGGCGTGGCGGGCGGCACCGGGCCGTTCACGTACGAGTGGCGCTCGCGGCAGAGCGGCCCGTCCACCTCGGGCACGTGGTCGGGATGGTTCAGCACGGGAAGCACGAACAGCACGTACGCGTCGATCAACTCGTGCGGGCTGAACACGAACTACCTGGAGGTCCGCGTCACCGACGCCACCGCGCGCCAGACCACGGGCAGCTACACGATCTTCATCACCAACCCCTGCTGACCGCCGTCTCCTGGCGAGATGAAGATGAGGTCGATCGAAAGACTGTAGATGGAGGGACGATGGTGCCCCGCCGCTCGGTGAGCGGCGGGGCACCGTCACACTGCGGCACCGTGTCTCCCGATCAGGACCGAGCCATACCGTCCCATCGCCATCGCCCCGTCGTGCACGCAACGCCGCACATCCGCCAAAAGACGAAGCGCCCGCCGCGGAATCCGCAGCGGGCGCTTCGTACATCAACCGAATTGCTTACGCCGTCGGCTGCTTGGCCGGGACGTCCGCGTCGAACACCTTGAGCGCGGGGACCTTGCGTCCGCGCTTCTCGATCAGCCGGTCGGCGAAGCGGTTCGCCATCGCGGCGATGGTGAGCGACGGGTTGGCGCCCACCGGGCCGGGCATCACGGAGCCGTCGGCCACGTACAGGCCGGGGTGGTTGTACACCTCGCCCCACTCGTCCACCACGCCCTCTTCGGCGTTGCGGCCCATGGGGTTGCCGCCCAGCGGGTGCACGGTGATCACGCGCTTGCCCAGGTACCAGATGGGGTTATCCACGAAGTCGGCGTCGAGGTGCTTGGCGATGGCCTTCATCGTCTTCTGCATCCGCCCGAAGTACTCGTCCGAGCCGCCGATCTTCCAGTCGCTCTCCAGGCACTCGCCGTCCAGGAAGAGCTTCCCGTCGGGCAGGTCGCGCCCCATCCCCAGCATCGGCACGCTGCTGGTGGAGAGGGTGCAGGCACCCAGCAGGTCCGCCACCTGCTTGCCGATGTTCGTGGAGTGCCCGATGCCCAGCGCACTCTTCAGCCGCGCCAGCCCGAAGTGCAGGCCGCGCTTCACCAGGCCCGCGCGGTTGCCCGTCTCCAGCAGCCAGTTCGCGAAACCGGGGTAGCCTGCGTCCTCGATGTAGAAGCCGCGGCCGGTGTGCGGCGCGCCGTCGGCCGCGTCGCCCATGCGGATGGCGCTGGTGATGACGGGGCCGAAGCTGCCGTTCAGCTCGCGCGGCACCTTCTTGCCACCCACGGTGTGCTTCGCGTTCATGGCGAAGGTGAGCAGGTCGCCGTTGCCGCAGTAGTGCGTGCCCAGCACCTTCGGGTTCACGCCGGGGAAGAACGCCCGGTTGCGCATCATCAGGTTGGTGCTGCCGTACGTGCCGGCGCCGAGGACGACGACGTCCGCCGTCACCACCGTGCGCTTGGCCCCGCTCGGAGTCGCCTCGCCCAGCGTGTGCTCCACGTACTGCACGGTGTAGCCGCCGCCGCTGGCATTGGGGAAGAACTCCTTCACCTCGGCGAGCGTGCGGATCTCCGCTCCCAGGCGCTTGGCCTCGGACAGGTACGTGTAGTCCAGCGTGTTCTTGCTGCCGTAGTTGCATCCCGCGTCGCACTCGCCGCACAGGCGGCAGGTGTAGCGCGTGCGGTCGTGCAGGTTGCGGTGCGCCTCGCGGATGGGCTCGCCGGGAATGGGGAGATCGCCCTCGTTGCGGAAGGTGACCGCCAGGTTCACCAGGTCCCAGTCCAGCCCCAGCGCCTCGGCCGCCTCGCGCATGGCGAGGGTCTTCATGGTGCCGTCGTACGGGTCATAACCCAGCGGGTACTCCTGCGCGTGCATCATCCGCTCGACCTGGTCGTAGTGCGGGTCCAGATCCTGGCGGTTCACCATCCAGTATTCCCACCCCGGCTTGCCCGGCTCGTCGCGCACGAACCACTTCTCGTCCTTGCGCAGCAGCACGTTGGCGTAGATGAGCGACCCGCCGCCCAGGCCGGACGACACCAGCGAGTCCAGGTGCTTGAACGACCACAGGTCGAACATGCCGTGCAGGCCGTCCTTGGGCTCCCAGAAGTTGCCCTTCATGCCGGCGGGGTCGCGCGGGAACGAGCCGGGGGGGAAGGGCTTGCCGCGCTCCAGCAGCAGCACGCGCCAACCCGCCTCGGCCATGCGGTACGCCATGGTGGACCCGCCGAAACCGGACCCCACCACGATCGCGTCGAAGTGCTCGTTGCTCATCTCTCGGTCCTTCCTGGAAACGTTCGGGGTCGGCGCCGGACCGGCCTCCGCGCAAACGTGCGGAGGGCCCGGCCGGGGATGGGATGGGTCAGTCGGCGACGGTGACGTGCTCCGCCGCCCGCGCCGATGCGGACTCGGCGGCCTTCGCGGCGGCGGCCTGCGCGGGCGCCGCGATGCTGAACGGGGCTTCCAGCAGGTGCGCCACCGGCTCGCCGCTCTCGCTCGCCGGTACGAAGTACGGCTGCGCGCGCGTTGCGTCCGTGTCCGGCTTGGCGTCGAACGTCCACTTCCCCTGGCGGTCGATGCCGAACGGGTACACCGTCAGCTCGCCCGTCGCGCGGTCTATGCGCATGCGCAGGAAGTTCTTGTAGCTGCCCAGGTGCTGGGCCGAGAAGGCGTCGTTGTAGTTGAGGCCCGGCAGCAGGAAGAGCGAGAAGAGCGAGGCCGCGATCCCGCCGCCCACCGCGAACATCGCCACCAGCACGGCGGCCGTGAGCGTGCCTCCGGGCGGCACGCCCAGCGCCGTGGCGGCGTGCGCGGAGCCCCACATGAACAGCAGGATGGCGAGCAGGTGCAGCGCGCCGTGCACCGGCCCAACCACGTACTTGAGCGGCGTCTTCAGCCACTTGGGCGTGCCCGGGTCCGGGTCGCAGTACACGAACGTGCCCACCACGAACAGCACGGAGAGCAGCGCCAGCGCCGGGGCGTGCGCCACCACGTTGGCGAAGTAGCCGCCCAGATCCAGGAAGCCGCGCCACGAGAATTCGGTGTCCGCAAGCTTCTGCACGAAGTTACCGCTCGTGCTCTGCAGCGTCCCTAGAAGCTGCACGGTCGTGGGGTCTCCGTCCTGTGCATTGAGCTGATTGAGCTTCTGGTCCAACTCGTACGTGCGCGTGAGGCTGGCGGCCTGGAGCATCCACGCGAACACCGCGTAGGCGCCGCCCAGGAACGCGGCGAAGGTCGGGTTGAAGAAGGGAAGCCGGATCGCGCCCAGGCGCAGCATCTTCGACTGCTTCTTGTCCGGATAGCTCTCGGTGAGCACGTAGTCGTCGCGCTCGCCGGGCGCGTGGCCGGAGTTCGGCTCCTTCTTCAGCACGATCTCCTCGTCCAGCCAGCCGGTGCCCAGCAGGTACGCGCCGCCCCCGCCCGCGGTGATCTTGTGCTTCGGCGCGGCCCGGCCCTTCGGTGCGTTCTGGTAGCGGGAGTAGTGGTGCAGGTCGCCGGTGAGGGTCAGCGCGAACTCCACGTTCTTGATCTTGCGGATCTGGCTCTCGAAGTACGCCAGGTTGTCGAACGCGTCCGCGTGCTTCTTGGTGTAGACCCACGCCGGCTCGGCCGTGCACAGGATCACCTTCTCGCCCGCCTGCATGTGCTCCTGCGCGAGGCGGCAGAAGTAGTCCAGCTGCGGCTTGTCGATGTCGGAGTGGAGCTGCACGTCGATGCCCAGCAGCCACCAGCCCTTGGGCAGCTTGGCCGCGAAGTACGAGCGCTTCTGCTCGGTGCGCCACCCGCCGATCCACCGTCCCTGCCCGAACAGGCGCGAGAAGGCGGTGAGGCCGTCGTACCAGTCGTGGTTGCCGGGCACGGCGAACAGGCGCGGCGCCTTCGCCTCGTCCTCCACCCCCGGCAGCGCGGCTTCGAACGGGCCGGCCAGGCGGTTGGCGTACTCCTGGCGCGAGGCCGTCGGATAGACCTGGTCGCCGCCCATCACCAGGATGCTGCCGCGCGGCAGGTCGCCGGCCCCCGGGGCGGCAC from Longimicrobiaceae bacterium harbors:
- a CDS encoding DUF433 domain-containing protein; translated protein: MSQRTVIHSDPGILAGMPVFVGTRVPVKNLIDYLEAGHPLDEFLDDFPSVTHEQAIAALEGEGGADLVYRCIQP
- a CDS encoding DUF5677 domain-containing protein; translated protein: MTDHSNSEPPQFDFQGEIRESDLFAREFPAILEGPSEIWLFTKSVIDHGSHILETLPLRSTRALRDSVSSALLRRALVTAESVRHLFAKGLQESGFSLVRILLEIRVTLQLVTGDSKDIMASRLAAFHYLAAQRYGTSVLKDDTSRVRLQSSPEWFGYTKSQTKAFKEYFSSPGFDEVREAVKTSQHWHGFPNVEDAFAAVGAQDDYRRMYALLSPFVHVTNLDFDFLDIRNGNLILKPLTQREPSRLLPQLATMVITLLEVLELYVHDRDYENYPANVRTTGADGSVEDVHPLSVLQYRATKMFNPWLVLGPTTS
- a CDS encoding DUF58 domain-containing protein; this encodes MGEGLGEGASPSPTIFLHAYNRLVPLPTAPSPAPITFRARVRRLLRPPRRLRFARSGAMFTGGALLLGVAAIATGNNLLFLLLGAMLGFITLSGWLSEQMIRSVDVTRRPPRAATAGDPARIGYDLHNRKRRMPSFAVEVGEEGMPGRAWLPVVAADAVATGRAEAQWTKRGVYPLRTVVMATSFPFGLFRKERDLEIAGEVVVWPRHDRPVREPRPSGERVRRAGETFSGAAGARGEYRGLRPYRPGDDPRDVHWRTSARLGEPVVREYERDRSQALWICLELRAADEDAAETAAEIAGSLASAAMRRGEAFGFATAEARVAPGAGPVQLERVLEALARARFRASAPRLDPPVPARECVLVTPLAAAEPGWGDVFTAERGGR
- a CDS encoding GMC family oxidoreductase, translated to MSNEHFDAIVVGSGFGGSTMAYRMAEAGWRVLLLERGKPFPPGSFPRDPAGMKGNFWEPKDGLHGMFDLWSFKHLDSLVSSGLGGGSLIYANVLLRKDEKWFVRDEPGKPGWEYWMVNRQDLDPHYDQVERMMHAQEYPLGYDPYDGTMKTLAMREAAEALGLDWDLVNLAVTFRNEGDLPIPGEPIREAHRNLHDRTRYTCRLCGECDAGCNYGSKNTLDYTYLSEAKRLGAEIRTLAEVKEFFPNASGGGYTVQYVEHTLGEATPSGAKRTVVTADVVVLGAGTYGSTNLMMRNRAFFPGVNPKVLGTHYCGNGDLLTFAMNAKHTVGGKKVPRELNGSFGPVITSAIRMGDAADGAPHTGRGFYIEDAGYPGFANWLLETGNRAGLVKRGLHFGLARLKSALGIGHSTNIGKQVADLLGACTLSTSSVPMLGMGRDLPDGKLFLDGECLESDWKIGGSDEYFGRMQKTMKAIAKHLDADFVDNPIWYLGKRVITVHPLGGNPMGRNAEEGVVDEWGEVYNHPGLYVADGSVMPGPVGANPSLTIAAMANRFADRLIEKRGRKVPALKVFDADVPAKQPTA
- a CDS encoding murein L,D-transpeptidase catalytic domain family protein, translating into MANEFDGYERLSDPDDHSEGIEDEHAGSVATAGDEVNRDFPAGALGITGFTGGDAGDPLTHLDPKGVVAPKLLAQAVEFFRTHRAKFANQAVISVLDYSLPSSKGRFHVIDLASGEVWSLHMANGKGSEPDHDGIAHHLGNVPGSNMSSVGFVRTAETYEGKHGLSLRLDGLSPTNSNLRTRAVVVHGASYVTDRDVIQGRSNGCPAVPNDQVGKLIGKIKGGSLMYFGPLP
- a CDS encoding MoxR family ATPase; amino-acid sequence: MLNALPASSEPVDLRLLERLVDEVETVFRGKRETVRLALASLLARGHVLFEDIPGVGKTTLARALTAALGLEFRRIQFTSDLLPSDVLGVSIYNPRAHEFETRPGPIFTNVVLADEINRAPPRTQSGLLEAMQEGRVTIDERTFDLPRPFLVMATQNPLEQHGTYPLPESQLDRFMMRLSIGYPNADEERNVLLQSTGGADPTDRIRPVLGPDEVLGLQEQVDTVHADGSILDYLMAIVHATRHEPRLRAGASTRAAIALFRAARGYALVDGRTFLAPDDVKRLAVPCLAHRLLPAGASAATGEAYDEAVAVLDEIVTGIAVPV
- a CDS encoding transglutaminaseTgpA domain-containing protein, giving the protein MRLALLHRRLCAGMALAALGAFAAGAGPLPMVLASTAGLGLALFWHPDARGSVWVERASRLGVLALCAWMLYVAFVLVADFMPAVLAMLLFLLVAESLRSLDARNDMRLYSLSFALLIAATAYYPGVGFAGAFVAYVVLATVGMMVGYLRRQAERFHVADIRVGRPFLAATVALSGVTVLVSVVLFVIFPRLPRQWNVHGRAGAGGEVMAGFGDEVSIGEYGDRISPNPTVAFRAEMADGRHPPISELYWRGRSFDRFDGTRWSSTPGLPQSTPAGWEYRAVWGGPPRVQRIYGGPPGARVLFGLHPVVEVRPRSAIRTLRDGAGDVVFFGSDEPVYSVVSAAARPPDAMLAASSDAAPPEGTPYLQLPPLPARISRLADSLTAGQATRLAKVQAVQRWLMSAFTYTLDLPANPEAATLDAFLFRRRSGHCEYFSSALTVLLREEGIPARSVTGFLGGEWNPNGDYLVVTGNDAHAWTEVWFPDVGWVPFDATPQASRSEALRRHGSDAWAAPARFWLDGLEHRWTKWVLDYNLDRQLGLLRDAGDFFSGSRNAGPRRTGKLPRPSLPVVLGVCVALAAIFWLLRRRPRAHLTPEARTYVALRRAYERAGYPCPPGETPLAFAERLRAANAPGAEDAARLIDLYLRARFAGQQIGDAGRAEMEAAMSAVRAELRASRRDPRLVAR
- a CDS encoding M12 family metallopeptidase; amino-acid sequence: MNRIRSTALLAAFALLGACQDNSTAPASVQTPALARNHPSEGYATPGEVRTGYISGPDGRPMKITYEVHDGLAVWQGDMILGPASGIAKTADELTPAGGARRGVVINTAGSRWPGGIIPFVIDAGLPNQARVNDAIAHIEANTDIVDFVPRTTQGDYVRIVSSPDACSAPVGHVGGIETVNLAAGCTTGATIHELLHITGMWHEQSRCDRNTFVQINFGNIQAGREHNFDNYCTNAVDVFAYDEGSIMHYGPFDFSSNGQATITSLRGLAGMMGQRNGMSAIDRQTVDWMYPRPFSASISGKQNVALHESSLYTAGVAGGTGPFTYEWRSRQSGPSTSGTWSGWFSTGSTNSTYASINSCGLNTNYLEVRVTDATARQTTGSYTIFITNPC